CAAGAAGGTGCCATACTATATAAGGACGCCGAACATCTGTGCGATGATCGCCATGAGGAGCCAGGCCCGCGGGCTTGGATGCCACAGCACCACCAAAGCACCTCCACCATGCACCGCCAAGGACGTCAAGATACGCGTCAGATTGGCGCTACGATGCGCCTCGATGCCGAGAAGACCATTGACATACAAGGCCATGGGCAGCGTCAGACCAGCCACCAGACCCATCATGCGCACAGCCAATTGCATCCCGGCATCCGCCTCCTCTTGTGATAGCCAATGCCGTACGATCCAGGCGCCGCTGATGGCCATCACCACGGTTATCGTGAGCGCGATGGTCCAGCAGGGCACCTCGAAGGCCCGGACCAGGCGCCTGTCCGCCGACTGCGCACCCGCCTCCCCCCGCCGCCGGGCCAATTCCCCGGACAAGGCCGGAGCCAATCCCATCTCCAGGGCACCAATGATGGCGGTCACCAGCCAGGAGAAGGCGATCACCCCCATGCCCTTGGGACCAAGCTGGTTCACCAGGATGGGAATGGCCGCAAACTGGCAGAGAACGGAAACCAGCGTTCCCGAGAGATTCCACGTCACCCCCCTCTGGATCATGGCTCGTCCAGGTCCATCTGCTGCCGTCCCTCCTTGCCTGTGGCCAGTTTCAGAGCCTGGCCCTCGTGGAGAGCAGCGCCCGAAGGTATAGGGCCCAGCGCTGCATAAGGCTGAAGGATGTGGCAGATACATAGACATCATTGGGCGCCAGATAACGCCACAGCACATAACCCAAATCCGCCATATGCTTCCGATACCGCTTATCGTTGAACAGGTTCTCGATGATCATGACCCTGGGAGGAAACCTGGTGAACGACAGACCCTTCAACACCTCCAGTTCCCACCCCTCGACATCGATGGAGATGATGTCGATACCGTTGATGCCCGGGGCGTGCTGGTCGATTATGGTATCGAGCCGACGCAGGGAGACCTTGATCTTGGTCTTGTCCAGGTCGTTCCTCAGATCGGCGAAGGGTTTCTTGATGCCCAGCGACGAGAATGATTCATAGGACACATTGCCGCCGTGGTATTCCGTACTGTGGGAATCGACGACAAAGAAGTCGACATCATCCTCATCGTGGTCACCGCATGCATATTGGAGCACCTCATGCCCGGCCTCCCGATGCAGCGCGCAGAACTTCGGGTTCGGTTCGATGGCGAGGATCTTCCAGCCCGCAGATCTGAACAGAGCGCTGATCGAGAGGAAGTTCGGCCGGGCCGCCCCCACATCGATGAATACCCCGTCCATCTTCCCAGTCCGGTTTGACGGCATAAGTCCCAAACAACTTGGTTATCATGAAAACGGCACCGGGTTCGAATCCGTTTTCCCGAAAGGTATCCGCAACACCCTGAACGACATTGCTCTTGGTCACGAGCTTTGCCGCGATATCGGAACCCATACCCTCCATGTCTTCCGGATGGAGGGCTTTGCTGCCATCCATAATGGCCTGCCACAGGTCTTTTTTTGCGCCGCCTATTTTTTCTCCGGTATCGACATATTCGATTTTCTCCGTGTCTGGAGTTGTCGATGGGAAAAAGTCTCACAGGCCTTCTTGAACAGGCCGTTTATGCGGTCGTAGGTAATGTCGGGGTCGAGCGCCTTGCCGAATTCGACAGTCTTGTTCTTGCGATTTTCCAGCGCTTCTTTCTCGTCCCATATCTTGGCAAAGATCAGCTTGAAAATCTCGT
Above is a genomic segment from Desulfatirhabdium butyrativorans DSM 18734 containing:
- a CDS encoding FkbM family methyltransferase, producing MDGVFIDVGAARPNFLSISALFRSAGWKILAIEPNPKFCALHREAGHEVLQYACGDHDEDDVDFFVVDSHSTEYHGGNVSYESFSSLGIKKPFADLRNDLDKTKIKVSLRRLDTIIDQHAPGINGIDIISIDVEGWELEVLKGLSFTRFPPRVMIIENLFNDKRYRKHMADLGYVLWRYLAPNDVYVSATSFSLMQRWALYLRALLSTRARL
- a CDS encoding lipopolysaccharide biosynthesis protein; amino-acid sequence: MIQRGVTWNLSGTLVSVLCQFAAIPILVNQLGPKGMGVIAFSWLVTAIIGALEMGLAPALSGELARRRGEAGAQSADRRLVRAFEVPCWTIALTITVVMAISGAWIVRHWLSQEEADAGMQLAVRMMGLVAGLTLPMALYVNGLLGIEAHRSANLTRILTSLAVHGGGALVVLWHPSPRAWLLMAIIAQMFGVLI